GGGATTCCTCGAGGCGTGGAGGAGTCTTGGCAGCGCCCTCGCGGCGCACAGTAGTGACAATCGAGCCCCGCAGGCCGAGGCCGCGCTCGCGGTGTGGGAGGCCTGCGCGAGCGATCACGCGCCCCTCGTGCTCGGGGCAAGTGCCCTCATCCGCGACCTCGAACGATATGCGGGAGCGAGCCGTGCCCGCGTGCATGCGAATCGCGGGCTCGCGGGGATTGACGGTACCGTCTCCATGGCGAGCGGTATCGCCCTTGCCGAGCGCAAACGCACGCGAGTTCTGCTCGGAGACGTCAGTGCGATACACGACCTCACGGGCTTCGTGGTCGGCCCCACCGAGCGTGAACCCGAGCTCGACATTGTGATTGTGGACGATAACGGTGGGCGCATCTTCTCGGGCCTCGAGCATCGCGAGGCACCCCGAACGGTCCTCGAGCGTTTCTTCACGACGCCACACGGGGTGGATCTCGCCGCGGCGATCGAGGGGCTCGGTGTCCAGGTGAAGCGCTGCGTACCGAGCGACCTCGCTGTGAGGCTGTCGTCTGCCTCACACGGTGCGCGTCGGCGAGTCTTTTTTGTGAGAATCGGAAGCGATTTTTCAGGAAAGGGGGCTTAGATCGCGCCTATGAAGAAATCACCGTCATGGCTCGCGACCGCCAGTCTCGTCATTATCGGCATGTTCGTGTCGTCGGTCTTTACGATCGGCGCTGCCGCGGGCCTCGGGCTCATGCTGTGGGGAGCGCCGGGCGAAGGATCCGGCAGCAGCCCCCACTCGTCGAACCCGGCAGAGAACGTTGGGCACGGCGGCGACGTTGTGGAGGATTCATGGGTGGATACCGCGCGCGTGATCTCGCCGAGCGCGGTCTCGATCCGCGTCGACACCGGCAAGGGTGGTTCTGAGGGCACGGGCATCGTGTATGACGACAAGGGGACGATCGTGACCAACGCCCACGTCGTCGCAGGCGCCATCCTTATTGACGTGACCACCGCGGATGGCCGCACCTTCGACGCGACTTTGATCGGCACCGACGAGAGCACCGACATCGCACTCGTGCGCCTGGTGAAACCACCGAAGAACCTCACGCCGGCGACGTTTGCGGACTCCTCGAAGCTCACGGTTGGGCAGGACGTCATGGCGGTCGGAACGCCGCTCGGCCTCGCGAACACAGCCACGACCGGCATCGTCTCGGCGCTCAATCGCCCGGTCGTCACTCGCCCCGAGCGCAGTGAAAACCAGGACCCTTCTACCGCTTCCTACACCTCGGCGATTCAAACGGATGCCTCCGTCAATCCCGGCAACTCGGGTGGCCCGCTCGTGAATCGCGCGGGTGAGGTCATCGGTATTAACTCCTCGATCGCGTCGAACGCCTCAACGAGCGCGGGCGCGGGAAGTATTGGACTCGGCTTCGCGATCCCCTCGAATACCGTCAGGCTCATCGCAGAGCAGCTCGCGCAGAGCGGGAAGGCGCAGCACGCATTCCTCGGTGTGCGCATCAAGGACGGGGAGGCCGGCACTGATTCGGCCACGATCAAGGGGGCGCACGTCGTGGAGGTCACGCCGGGGAGCTCCGCGTCGAAGGCGGGGATGGTGAACGGTGATCTCGTGACGAAGGTCGATGATGTGCAGATCGGCTCTTCCTCGGCGCTCACGGCTTACGTGCGCAGCCTTGAGGTGGGCAGCACCCACGCGTTTACCGTGTATCGCGGCGGCAAGGAGGAGACCGTCAAGGTCACTCTTCAGGGGAACTGAGCGAAGCGAGAGCCCGCACGATCGGGCGTGTTTTTGCGAGTGCCTCGGCGTGCTCGGTGAGCGGATCTGAGTCACGTACGAGCCCGCCGCCCGCTTGCACGGTGAGAGTGGTGCCGTGAACGTGGGCCATGCGCAGTGCGATGGCAAGTTCCCCGTTGCCGTCCGCACCGATCCACCCCACGGGGGAGGCATAGCCGGCGCGATCAACGCGTTCGAGCTGCGCGATGACCTCGTTAGCAGCCGTGCGCGGCGTTCCGGAGACGGCCGCGGAGGGGTGCAGTGCCCCCGCGATCTCGAGAATCCCGAGCCCGTCAGGTGCGACCCCGCGAATATCGGTCGCAAGGTGCTCGATCCCGGGAAGGTGGAGCACGAAGGGCCCTTCCGATGGTGGCAGGCTCACACCGAGCCTCATGAGCGGCTCGCGGACCGAGCGCGCCGCGAAATCGTGCTCGGCACGCTCCTTGGGATCGTTGAGGAAAGCGTGACGTTCTTCGGCACTCAGTTCGTCGTCCCCGCTCACGGGGCGTGAACCGGCGAGCACGCGCGAAAACACCTTCGGTCCGTCGGTGCGCACGAGCATTTCGGGCGAGGCACCCACAATATCGTCGAGCGCGAAGGTCCATGCTGTCGGGTAGCGATGATTAAGCTGCGCGGCGAGCGCTGGAACGAGGCATCTCGCCTCGAGCGTGCCGAGGTCGATCTCAAACCGCTCGGAAAGCACGATTTTCTCGGCGACGCCGTCATCAATTTCCTGCACGGCCTGTTTTACGAGCCCGCGATAAGCCTCGCCGGAATGTGCGGGCTGCATCGTGCGTGGGGCGACCGTGGGCACTCTCCCGGCGGAGAAAAGTGCGAGGATTTCCTCCGGTTCGGTGAGGGTTTTTCCGACGCTTTCCTCGGAATCACTGTTCACACACGTGACGAAAGCGCGGCCCTCTACGGATCCGAGGAGGTAGCGGGGGATCACGAGTCGCGACGGGCGCGAGGACTCGGGGGAGTAGGAGAACGAGGCAAAAGCTACAAGGCCACTGCCGCGGAGATTCGCGAGGTCCTCGACATCGGTGCTGGCCTCAAGGTCGCGAAAGGCATTCGCGAGAGCGTCGAAGCGATCCGGGCCCGTGGCCTCGAGCCTCGCGGCCTCACCGATGCCGATGAGTCCACCCGATTCGTGAAGCCACAGGGTGCTCGGGGCCTCGGGGATATGGTCGGCGAGAGTCGCGGGGGCGTCGAGCCGGATCGATCGCACAGTAAAACGGGGGCTCTCTTGCGCGGGGCGGGGGGAACTCGTGAATAAGATGGGCATGATGTCCACATTATTGCGCACCGCCGTTTGTTCCTTCGCACCCGTCGCGGCCTCGTTGACCATGGGAAGCGTGCTGTGAAACGAAACGATGCGACCCCGATCTTCCTTGGCGTGACGGCTGCCGTGATCGCGTTCACGATCAACGTCGCGATCGTCGCGGTACCCGTTCTCGTTGCCCACGGCTTCAACACGCTCACGCAAGCGAGCACGCTCGATGCCGTGATCGTGGCGCTGTGCCTGGTTGTGCTCGGCCACGGGGGAGCGATGTCGTTCACCGGGGTGGGGATCGATGGCACGGCCGTTCTTCCTCCGCTCGGGCTGACTCTCGTATTTGCGCTTGTGTGCGGCACAACGATGCTGCGAACGGGGCGGTCAATGACGCTCACGGAGCCGTCGGGCGCCCTCAAGCGGGGTGCGCTTACGGCGCTCGGGCTTATCCTCGCGGGCTTCGGTATTTCCTATGCCCTCATGGCGACCGTCTCCTCCCTGCTCGCCCGAACACCGGGTGTGCAGCCGGTGACCGTGAGTGCGGGCGTGAGTGCCCTTGCTCTTGCCGTGATCGCGGGGGCCGCGGGCCTCATGGCCTCTCTCGTGCGCCGCTCGAGTGATTCCGCGCCGCGGGTGGGTTTGCTCGCTCTCGTGAGTGAGCAATACGCCGCGGCGTTGCGGTCGATTGGCGTGCTGGTGCTCGGTCTTTTTGGGGGCACGGCGGTAGCGCTCACGGTGTGGATGGTGATCCGACGTGACGCGATGCTCTCCGTGCATCGCGGGCTCGAGCCCGACCTTTTCGGCACGGTTGCGCTCGTTCTCGCGGCTCTCGCCTTTTTCCCCACCATGCTCGTATGGGCTGTGGCCTTCGTGTGTGCGGGGACGGTCACGGTAGGTTCGAACACTCACGTGTCCTTTGAAGGGTCGCTCACGGGGGTGCTCCCCGCATTTCCCATCCTCGGCGCCCTCCCCGAACCCGGCCGCTTTTCGCCGTGGGTGTGGGCCTTCATTGCGATCCCCGCGCTTGCCTCGATCGCGGCGTCGGTGTTCCTCGCCATGCGCACCCGTCACTTCGACGTGCGCGCAAGGGTGGTCGCGTGGCTCACCTATGCGGTCGGTTCGCTCCTCGCACTCACGGTGATCTTCACGCTCGGAAGTGGGAGTATCGGCACGGCGCAGCTCTCGCACGTGGGCCCGCAGTTCACGTCACTGATGCTCCCCGTGGCGCTCCTCGTACTCGTGCCGGCAGCCCTCATCGCAGGATGGAGCCAAACCGGTCTCGATTCGTGGGTGCTTGGGAAGGCGCGTGCGGGCCGTACATACGTGAGCGAACGAACCGCGTCACTACGCGCACGTGTCGAAGAGGCCGAGAACAAAGCGGCAGAGACCGAACGCGGCGATGACGACTCGCGCGCGAGCGAACGCGTTTTAGAGCAGGCCGAGGCTGAGCACAGCGATGCTGTAGCTGCCGAGGAAGCCGAGCCTGACGAGCCAGCCGACGCCACCGCGTTGGAGGGTGGATCCGAGGCTCCGCTCAGTGACGATCACGAGCAAGAGAACGCGCCCGCTCTCACTCGCGATTCAGACTAGAACGGCAGCCACTCGAGGATCGCGCCCGGCAGATCCTTGCCGCATGACGAGACGGCTGAATTCGTGAGCGCCGAATCAAGGCACTCCTGGTACTGGGTCATCGGCCCATAGAACACGAGCGATAAGAGCGCAAGGCCGATCACGACGATCGAGGCAGGGATCCCGAACGCCGCTGTGACGCTCGCCGAACGCCGCGCGGGGGTTGGCCATGCGATCACCATGAGCCGCACGAGGAACACGAGGGCGCCGATGCCCGCGAGGCCCGCAATGAGACTGAACGGTAGGGGAAGGAGCGTTGCACCCCACGCGACAATCATGCACATCGCGGCAGAAAGCAAAGTGCGACTGAACGCTTTCTGGCGTTCCGGCGAGAAAGCGGGCTGGTCCTGAGGGCGGCGTGGTTCGGAAGTCACGGATCCCATTGTGCCGCATAGCCGCCGCGTGGTCGTAAGCGCACGGGCGCTTCGTGCCCGCTACTGTGGGATCATGAACGATTTCACGTGCGTTGTGTTCATTTCGGGAACGGGGAGCAACCTCCGCGCCATCCTTGAGGCGATTGACTCCGGTGCGCTCGCGGGCGTGCGGGTCGCGGCGGTGGTCGCGGACCTCGATGCGCCGGGCCTCGCCTTCGCACGCGAGCGAGACATCCCTACGCACATCGTTGCGCTCGCTGATTACGACTCGCGCGAGGACTGGGATCGTGCGCTCGCCGAGTGCACGGGCCGGTATGCGCCGGACCTCGTTGTTCTCGCGGGCTTCATGCGGCTGCTCGGCTCGCCCATGCTCGAAGCCTTCGGCGGGCGCATGATCAACACCCACCCCGCGCTCTTGCCGGCCTTCCCTGGTGCCCACGGCGTGCGCGATGCTCTCGACTACGGCGTGAAGGTCACGGGGGCGACCGTGATCGAGATCGATGAAGGTGTGGACACGGGCGCGATTATTGACCAACGTGCCCTGACCGTGCAGGAAGGGGAGAGCGAAGAAGCCCTCCACGAGCGGATCAAGGTCATCGAGCGCGAAATGCTCGTTGACGTGATCGCGAAGCGCGCTCGGACGCAGTAGCTCACCTGCCTGCTCGCCGTCACGCCACGTTCACCTGAACGCGATAGGTTTAAAGGGCATACCGCATGAGTATTGACGACGAAGGAGCCTCCCGCATGTCCCAGCGTGCTGTTACGCGCGCCCTGGTCTCCGTGTACGACAAGACCGGGCTGACCGAACTCGCGACCACTCTCCACAAGAGTGGCGTTGAAATCGTCTCGACCGGATCCACGGCGAAGGCGATCGCGGAGGCAGGGATTCCCGTGACCGCCGTCGAAAGCGTGACCGGCTTCCCCGAGATCCTTGACGGGCGCGTTAAGACTCTCCACCCCAAGGTTCACGGCGGTCTCCTTGCCGACCGTGACAAACCGGCGCACGTTGCGGCGCTCGAGGAACACGAGATCGCTCCGATCGACCTTCTCGTGTGCAACCTTTACCCGTTCGAAGAGACCGTCGCGAGCGGTGCGTCCTTCGAGGACATCGTCGAGAAGATCGACATCGGCGGCCCCGCGATGGTA
The window above is part of the Dermabacter vaginalis genome. Proteins encoded here:
- a CDS encoding S1C family serine protease yields the protein MKKSPSWLATASLVIIGMFVSSVFTIGAAAGLGLMLWGAPGEGSGSSPHSSNPAENVGHGGDVVEDSWVDTARVISPSAVSIRVDTGKGGSEGTGIVYDDKGTIVTNAHVVAGAILIDVTTADGRTFDATLIGTDESTDIALVRLVKPPKNLTPATFADSSKLTVGQDVMAVGTPLGLANTATTGIVSALNRPVVTRPERSENQDPSTASYTSAIQTDASVNPGNSGGPLVNRAGEVIGINSSIASNASTSAGAGSIGLGFAIPSNTVRLIAEQLAQSGKAQHAFLGVRIKDGEAGTDSATIKGAHVVEVTPGSSASKAGMVNGDLVTKVDDVQIGSSSALTAYVRSLEVGSTHAFTVYRGGKEETVKVTLQGN
- a CDS encoding isochorismate synthase, whose amino-acid sequence is MVNEAATGAKEQTAVRNNVDIMPILFTSSPRPAQESPRFTVRSIRLDAPATLADHIPEAPSTLWLHESGGLIGIGEAARLEATGPDRFDALANAFRDLEASTDVEDLANLRGSGLVAFASFSYSPESSRPSRLVIPRYLLGSVEGRAFVTCVNSDSEESVGKTLTEPEEILALFSAGRVPTVAPRTMQPAHSGEAYRGLVKQAVQEIDDGVAEKIVLSERFEIDLGTLEARCLVPALAAQLNHRYPTAWTFALDDIVGASPEMLVRTDGPKVFSRVLAGSRPVSGDDELSAEERHAFLNDPKERAEHDFAARSVREPLMRLGVSLPPSEGPFVLHLPGIEHLATDIRGVAPDGLGILEIAGALHPSAAVSGTPRTAANEVIAQLERVDRAGYASPVGWIGADGNGELAIALRMAHVHGTTLTVQAGGGLVRDSDPLTEHAEALAKTRPIVRALASLSSPEE
- a CDS encoding DUF6350 family protein, producing MKRNDATPIFLGVTAAVIAFTINVAIVAVPVLVAHGFNTLTQASTLDAVIVALCLVVLGHGGAMSFTGVGIDGTAVLPPLGLTLVFALVCGTTMLRTGRSMTLTEPSGALKRGALTALGLILAGFGISYALMATVSSLLARTPGVQPVTVSAGVSALALAVIAGAAGLMASLVRRSSDSAPRVGLLALVSEQYAAALRSIGVLVLGLFGGTAVALTVWMVIRRDAMLSVHRGLEPDLFGTVALVLAALAFFPTMLVWAVAFVCAGTVTVGSNTHVSFEGSLTGVLPAFPILGALPEPGRFSPWVWAFIAIPALASIAASVFLAMRTRHFDVRARVVAWLTYAVGSLLALTVIFTLGSGSIGTAQLSHVGPQFTSLMLPVALLVLVPAALIAGWSQTGLDSWVLGKARAGRTYVSERTASLRARVEEAENKAAETERGDDDSRASERVLEQAEAEHSDAVAAEEAEPDEPADATALEGGSEAPLSDDHEQENAPALTRDSD
- the purN gene encoding phosphoribosylglycinamide formyltransferase; the protein is MNDFTCVVFISGTGSNLRAILEAIDSGALAGVRVAAVVADLDAPGLAFARERDIPTHIVALADYDSREDWDRALAECTGRYAPDLVVLAGFMRLLGSPMLEAFGGRMINTHPALLPAFPGAHGVRDALDYGVKVTGATVIEIDEGVDTGAIIDQRALTVQEGESEEALHERIKVIEREMLVDVIAKRARTQ